The Ketobacter alkanivorans genome includes the window GCGTGGGCAGCCACCCCGGCTTCTCGCCACTGGGTGGTTTACTGGGAGGGCTGCTGGCGGGCGGCCTCACCTTATTGCTGGCAAAACGACTGGGAGGCAGCCCGGTACACACCGTATTAATCGGCATGATCATCAATCTGGGCCTGAATGGACTGGCTGCCATACTGCTGCTGTTTTTCGAAAACTCCCTGGATGGTCTCTACATCTGGGGAGCGGGCAATCTGCATCTGCACGACTACTCCCTGCTGTGGCAGATGGGGCTGGTCGTCTTACTGGTGCTAACGGTCAGCCTGCCCATGGCGCGCTCACTGGATCTCTTCGCCCTGGGAGAAACCCGCGCCACCAGCCTCGGCGTCGCGGTAAAACCCATTCAGATTCTGGCCTTGGGTAGCGCTATCGTATTGGCCTCAATGGTCTGCAGTGTGGTGGGCATGATCAGTTTTGTCGGGCTCATTGCGCCTCACCTGGCTAACGGCAGTGGGGCTCGCAGCACCCGCCAGAAACTGTGCTGGAGCATGGCATGGGGTGCCCTGATTCTGTTGGGTGCCGACGTATTGGCCCGTTGGCTGGGCGGTGACGATGTCAGCATTCCCGCCGGAGCCCTCACCACATTACTGGGTGCACCCTGCCTGCTGTATTTTCTGCGCCATCGCAACAAATACAGCTATCACAGCCCTGCCAAAAACACCCTGAGCCTGACAACACCGCTTCGGGCACCACCAGTGCCAGCCGCCACAGCATTACTGGCTCTGACTGCCGTCGGAATTTACCTGACATTAACCCACGGCACCACAGACGAAAGCCTGATGTCTCTGCGCCTGCCCCGCATCATCTACGCCATCTGCGCTGGCGCAGGGCTGGCTGCCGCGGGCATGATATTGCAGCTGTTTTTGCGCAACCCACTGGCCAGCCCCGACATTACCGGACTCACCCACAGCGGCGTACTCAGCGTTGTGATCGCTGGCATGTTCCTGTCTGGCATGAGCCAACTCACCACACTCACCATCTCCATTATCGGCAGCGGCCTGGGCTTGGGCTTTCTTCTATGGCTGAACAGAGGAGCCTACTTCTCACCGGTGCGATTGGCACTCACGGGCATTGCCGTAACCGCCATCACCAGCACTGCCACGCCCATCGTCTTCGCCCTGAGTGCAACCCAATCCACCGACGCACTGATGTGGCTGTCAGGAACCACCTACACCGCCACCCCCGCCATGGCCTGGTTCTATGGCCTGTTGAGTGCTGCCCTGTTACTGCCCCTATGGCTCACCTGGCGCTGGATGAATCTGTTACAGCTGGGCAATCACTGGGCCACAGGCCTTGGGCTTAACCTGCAACAGTGCCGCTTGCTACTGTTATTGATTGCATCCCTGTTGAGCGGGCTTGCCGTGGCATTAGTCGGCGGCATCACATTTATCGGCTTGATGGCCCCCCATGGCGCACGCCTGTTGGGCATTTCGAATCACAAACACCTGACATTGATTACCGCGCTGATGGGTGCCTGCCTGCTGACCTGGGCAGACCTGGCCGCCCAAACCGTTATGTACCCATTCGAACTGCCGTCCGGCCTATTGGTATCCCTCATGGGGGGGCTGTATTTCATCGGACTCATGTCACTGGGCATTCGCACGCAAAAATAAACACCGCAGTCTTTGGAGAGAGGCTCCGCTTTAACATCCATTGGGAGTAACAAACGTGAAAGTAAAACCCTTAGCTTACGTCGTCGCGACACTCAGCGCCGCGACAGTCAATTCATCCTGGGGCGAAGAAGAACCCTACATGCTGGACACCCTTGTGGTGAGCGCCTCACGGATTACCGAAAACGTGGCATCTATCCCCTACACCACGCAGGTAATCGAAGGAAGCGCAATAGCAGAACAAGCACAACCGGGGCGCAACCTGGGGCAGATACTGGGGCAAATGGTTCCCGGTCTGGCCCCCGGAGACGACTCAGCCACCAGCGCCTATCAAACCCTGCGGGGCCGCAAAGTACTGGTGCTGATCGATGGGGTGGCACAACGGGCCACTCGCGATATATCACGCCAACTCACCACCATCTCGCCAGAAAACATCGAACGGGTTGAAATCATCTCTGGTGCCACGGCCGTTTACGGGGCCGGTGCAACCGGTGGTGTTATCAACATCATCACCAAACGCGGCCAGAATCAACAATCCCAATTCAACACCAAACTGGGCATGACCCTGAACACTGAAAACACCGACAGCGACGGCTTCACCCGTTTCGGCTCACAAACCGTAAGCGGCAGCGGCGATCAAGTCGATTACCTGGTGAACGTAAACTACGAACAACGAGGCAACTACTACGACAGTGAAGGCAACCAGATCGCTACCGACCCCAACCAAGTAAGCCGTGATAACAGCGACACGCTGGACATCCTGGTCAACCTGGGTTGGCAGATCGACAGCAATCGCTCTCTGCGGGTCAGCATGGAGCACTATAAAGAGAAACAGAACACCGACTATGCGGCCGATTTCGGTGAGCCAAGCGCCACTTACCTGGGCCTGCCGTCGGGCATTTTTGCCAAAGGTGGTGATTACACCCCAACCCCTAAACCCGGCCTTAGTTTGAATGAACAACCACAAAGCACCCGCGACAGCATCACCTTCGACTTCAGTCAGCAGAATTTCTTTGGCCATACCCTGCTAACCCAGCTCAGCTACCGCGAAAACGAGTACTTTTACTATCCTTATCCCAGCAGCCCGCTGTTCCTCAATATCGACTGGGCCGGTGTCGTGGCCGCAGGCCCCACCACCACGCCACAATTATTGGCCGCTGTAGCCGCCAATATTCAAGGTGCAACCGGCACCCTGTTCCAAAGCCAGGTCAACTCAGAAGTATTGGATTTCAAACTGGCTCTGGATAAGCCATTTAAGCTCGGCGATGGTCAAACTCTGGATCTCACTTACGGATTGGATTACATCCATGACAACAGCGAGCAGCGCTCCATTGCCTACAGCTACAACAACTGGATCGCCAGCGGGCAAACTGAATATCAAGCCACTGGTGGAAACTATGACGCAGGCCCTGCCACCACAACCGAAACCACCGCTTTGTTCTTGCAGGGCAAACTGGCATTGAATGAACGCTGGACACTGAAAGCCGGTGTGCGCTACGAGCACGCCGATGTTGAAGTAGATGACACTGTTTCCGGCGTTGATATCGCCAACGCAGAGTATTATCAACAAGAACTGGAAGATCCCTATCTGCAAGCTATCGCAGGAGCATCCGGTACACCCGCCAACCTGTTACTGGAAAGCATCATCAACACCGCCTCCAATCTATACGATTACGAAAATTATCTAATCTACAGCGATAGCGCAGCAAATCGCACCGGCGGCAAAGAAACCTACTCGGAAACCCTGTTCAACGCAGGCGTAGTGTATGCACTGACCCAACAACAAGAAACTTTCCTCAATTACTCAGAAGGCTTTACCGTTCCAGATCTGACAAGACTACTGCGATCAGTCACCGTACTGAGTGATGGTGGCGTGCAAGGCCCCATACTGGAAGGCACGAACATCGATGCCAGCAAAACCCAATCATGGGATCTGGGTTGGCGCGGACGTTTTAGTAACATCAGCGCACAGACATCGCTGTTCTATAACACCTCCGATCAAAATGTAGAATTTGATCGCGAAACCGGCGTCGTTACCATTCGCAAACAGGACGAACGTTTCTGGGGCTTTGAGGCGCTGCTGGATGCCCGCTTCGACAGCGGCATGGTCGCAGGTCTGACCTACGCCCGCACCCAAGGGGAAACAGAAGATGACAACGGAAGCTGGTATGCACTGGGTGCTGATCGGGTAGCCCCCGAAAAAATCACCGGTTACCTGGGCTACAGCTTTAACCAAGCCGCTGATGCCCGGTTGCAGTTCACTCATCTAAGCGATTACAAACAAGGCCATCATGAAGCGCCGGATGATCAGAAATCTCAGGTGGTTCCTTTTGAAGGCTATCGCACATTCGATCTGATCACCAACTTCTACACAGAAGCCGGTAACTTCACAGCTGCAGTACGCAACCTGACCAACGCTGAATACTACTCGGTTTACAATCAGGTACGCGGATACCCGTCAGGCGGTGCATCAGCCTACCTGCCCGCTCAGGGTCGCACTCTCACCCTCAGTTACAGCGTGGATTATTAAGCGCCCATAAAAAAAGGTGGCCACGGATGGCCACCTTTTCACTACCGCTCACTGCAATGCAACATTACATATCAGTCAGTTTATCCTGCAACCAAGCCCGCGCCTGCTCCTCATCAACCGAGGCATAAATAGGGCACGGCATCGCAGCCTGCATCTTCGGCCCCGCCAAACGTTCCACGGCATCGGCCTGCGGTGCTATACGAGCCACCCCCACACACCAAAGGGAAAGTTGCTCTCGCCGCAGCTTGAACCACAACCCCATCGCCTTGCGCCCGGCAGCAGAAAAGTCACTGTCTTCATCTGTTTTGGTTAGCAACCCAAAGCGTGTACGGCGCAAGAACAGATCATCCATTTGTTGCAACCAGGACTGCACCTGCCCCTCATTCGCAGGGCCAACAAAACACACCTTAACCAACGGCCAGCCTTCAACCAAAATCGGCTGACCCATATCCTCAGCATTCATAGTAAAGCCTTCTTCACGCCACAAAGCGCTCTTTCGCAGTCGCTGGCAACACGCCCCACTGAACAAACCCGGGCTGCTCCAGCTTATATAATTCGTATCCCAGCAGATCATTAACAATATTGGCAGCGCGCCATGCCATCAGGCTCGTCTGCGGATCAACGATACCGTGATGATGACGACTGGCATTCACAGCATAAATACGACTTTGATCCTGACACTCCCAGTTCACCTGATAATTGTCATCCATGGATAATACACCATCACTTTCCCATTGGATCTGTTCTGCCAACGGTTCCAGGCACGACGGGATCACCGTGCGAAACCCTGTACTGAAAATAACAACATCAGCATCAATACGTTCCTTAGCCTTACCGCTGTGCATCAACATCAACTCGTATCCTCCGCCCTGCTTCAGCATAGACACCAACTGACGATCCGGCAGCATCATGATATTACGCCCTCGCTCGCACACCACCTGGGTGTGATACAGCGACTGATAGATTTCCTTCAGCGTAGCAGGCGAGATACCGTCACTGGCCAGCTTCTGTCGCGCTACAATCGCTTGTTTCTCTTCCTGAGGCAGAGCAAGAAAGTGCTTAACATAAGATGGGGTAAACAGATCATTGGTAAATGGTGCTTCATCCAGCTGATCAAAGTTTTCCCTGCGGGACACCCAGGCAATTGATTCACACTCACCCCAGCGCTCGCTAATCAGCTCCTGAAATATTTCAGCGCCCGTTTGACCGCCACCGATCACCGCAACCTTTAACCCTGTAAAATCACGCTTCGCATTCAGAATTCCGCCAGCATGAAGAACCTGCTTTCCCAAATAAGGAACAGCAAACTCCGGCACATAGGGTTGCGTACCGGTCCCTACACACAGGTGATCGGCACTGACAATGCGATCATCAAAACGCAGCCAAAACCGTCCCTGCTGGTAATTCACCTCCCGAACATGCGCATTATATCGGACAGCAGGCAGTTGCTGAGCTACCCAATCCAGATACTGGGCAAACTCCTGTCGCGATATCGATGATTGCTCGGCATTAATAAACGAATAGAATCGTCTTTTCTCCACCAGAAACTTCAAAAAACTGTACGGACTGGTTGGATCAACCGGAGTTACCAGATCCTTCATCCATGAGGTCTGTAATTTTGCCCCCGGCAGCATCAATCCGCTGTGCCAGCTGAACTCCGGCTTTTTATCGAAAAAAGCGTAGCGAGTATTCCGACATTTCTGCAACAATGCTGCCACGCTCAGATTAAAAGGGCCCGCGCCAATTCCGGCCAGGTTAACGTGCTGCTGATTCATCAGGCAACCTCCTATTGCATTCAAAGTGTGTAACCAGTAACGGATTTTCAAGATCGGTTCCCAAAATGGGTAACGGGCGCTCATGCCGATCGCCATAGCCCTCCAGAAAGCGCACCCGGTTTATGCAGACGCGTTTCATTTTGGGAGCCAGCAAATCAAACATGTCAAAACGCTCCTGCAACTGTGGGCATCCTGACTGATAGTCGCGGATCACCTCGGCCAGGACAGAATAAAATTCGGTTTCGGTCAGCAGCTCCTGCTCGTGCAACAGCGCGGACAGATAACGCAACACCGTCACGAAGTGGCCAGTCTGTAAATCATGGATCAAATAGTGAGGCGGCAACCGAGTAAGCACGCTCTTAATGTCTGCATCCAGCGATTCCAGTTCCGCAAAATCCTGATCCACCAGGCGCAGATCACCTTGCAGATCTTTAATCGCTAATCGCCGGGGCACGCCATCTGCAAGAATCAGCGTAAGATTCTGCCCATGGGCTACCAATCCAACACCGTACTTACACATCAAGTGATACAGCGGCACTACCACCGCATCAAAAAATGCCCGCATCCAACTTTGCGCCGTCAACCCCGATCTGACGATCAGATGGCCCACAACACAATCACCCTGATTATCCTGTTGCAGTAAACCGGCCACCAACATAGCCTGCTCATCAGAACGTAATTTGCTTTGCACGCTCTCTCGCCACACAACACCCAGCATTTCATTAAAGCGGTAGGGTGCTTTGTCTATATGAACGTAGTGTGGATGGCTGCAACTAACCCCAACCGGTTCTTTTAATACCTCTGTGCCACGATCATATAGCAAGGCATCCATCTGGCAGCGTTCATGCAACCAGTTGGAAAGCCGCCCTCCAATTTCAATGTACTTACCGGGGATACCGCGATAACAGGATGTATTCAGAATGGTCACAGGCAACTTGACATTGAACGCTTCAGGCTCGTCGATGTTAGCCAGGGTACGAATAGACTGCAGCGGTAAAAATCGGTGCCCGGCCACGCCCAAATCCACCAAGTCACCACCGGCAATCCAGTCATAAAAGTGTTTGCGTATTTTGTGCTGCCATTGCCATGGGTGAACTGGCAGCAACACCCAGGGCTCTATTAAACCACTGACCCGAACCAACTGTTGCAGCAGTGCTGTGTATTCATCGTCACTCATTGCACTGCGCACAACCGCACTCATCTCCAACGCATGGCTGCTGCCAACCCGACAGTGACGTTTCTTCACTGCGATCCAACGCAATTGCAAAGGGCTCGCGTACTCGGGGGCGAATTGCTCCAACTCCGCATCCCCCCACCCTAGCCGCCCTTTGTTCAATACGGCTTTCGGGTGCCCATTTAAATATGGCTGCATCCTGTCAATATCCATACTGGCCAGCTCTGCAGCGCTAACACCCTGTTTTATGTGCCACGACTGTATGTCGCCTTGCAGCGTCTGGGCGCATTCTTCCAGCAAGTTTGCCAGTACAATATCATCCAACTCCAGCTCACTCTGCGCATCCAGAAAGAACTGCGCAGCGCTGACAGCCAGATCTGCGCTGCGTTGCAACGAGTCAACATCAACACGCACCTGCCCCCACAACGTCTCCCAACCTGTAAAGGTATAACGCACGCCTGAAGTCAGTTTCAGTACCCAGCCAGCACCTTCCTTATTAATTTGAAAGCACTGTTCATACTGCAGCTCACCGATGACTTTTGCCACCAGCTCGCGATTCAGCCTATCCCAAAGTTCACCATCCGACATTATGCTCATTTCCAACCTTCATCATGGCAATTTAACAAGATCGAAAAAGCGTGCGCGCGTGCATTCCGCTAGCGCAGCTCGCTTATGGGGAAAATCGAATTCTTTAACCACCTGAAAAGACGGCACCGTTTGCAGGTGTTTGAGGATGGATTTATTATCCGCACGAGGCTCACCCATCACATTCATCGTTCTGGGGTCATCCAGAAACAAAAAGTGCGTCAACCCGGTAAACCACGCGGCAAAGTACTGAGCCCCAAGATAGGCCGGGTTGCCCACCAGCAAGTGAATCCCACGGTCAAAATCCTGCGCTTGGTAATAAGGCCCCAGCCGATCTTCCGGGGTCCAGTACAGTTCAAAATATCCGAAGGGTTCGTCATCAAAATAACCAAAAACAGAAAATATATGCGGATCCGACTGACGCTCCAGCAAGTACTTCTCCAGCTCTGGTTTAGGCAAGCCCAGCTCCCAAGCAGGAGCGATGCGTGGGTGATTCATCCAGTCGTGAAAACGATCCAGATCCCTGGTTACATCAACGGTTTTAAACGACAGGACTTTGTTCAGCGTCGGCACATAACGGCGATAGAACTCACCGTCTGGTTGCGGTGGACGCAATGGATGGCTAGCGTGTTCGCTCATCACCCATTCCACCGGGCGAGGATACGCAACACCCGCCGCCAGCCACAGCTCGGGCCATTGATAGAACGT containing:
- a CDS encoding lysine N(6)-hydroxylase/L-ornithine N(5)-oxygenase family protein, with translation MNQQHVNLAGIGAGPFNLSVAALLQKCRNTRYAFFDKKPEFSWHSGLMLPGAKLQTSWMKDLVTPVDPTSPYSFLKFLVEKRRFYSFINAEQSSISRQEFAQYLDWVAQQLPAVRYNAHVREVNYQQGRFWLRFDDRIVSADHLCVGTGTQPYVPEFAVPYLGKQVLHAGGILNAKRDFTGLKVAVIGGGQTGAEIFQELISERWGECESIAWVSRRENFDQLDEAPFTNDLFTPSYVKHFLALPQEEKQAIVARQKLASDGISPATLKEIYQSLYHTQVVCERGRNIMMLPDRQLVSMLKQGGGYELMLMHSGKAKERIDADVVIFSTGFRTVIPSCLEPLAEQIQWESDGVLSMDDNYQVNWECQDQSRIYAVNASRHHHGIVDPQTSLMAWRAANIVNDLLGYELYKLEQPGFVQWGVLPATAKERFVA
- a CDS encoding IucA/IucC family protein, with the protein product MSIMSDGELWDRLNRELVAKVIGELQYEQCFQINKEGAGWVLKLTSGVRYTFTGWETLWGQVRVDVDSLQRSADLAVSAAQFFLDAQSELELDDIVLANLLEECAQTLQGDIQSWHIKQGVSAAELASMDIDRMQPYLNGHPKAVLNKGRLGWGDAELEQFAPEYASPLQLRWIAVKKRHCRVGSSHALEMSAVVRSAMSDDEYTALLQQLVRVSGLIEPWVLLPVHPWQWQHKIRKHFYDWIAGGDLVDLGVAGHRFLPLQSIRTLANIDEPEAFNVKLPVTILNTSCYRGIPGKYIEIGGRLSNWLHERCQMDALLYDRGTEVLKEPVGVSCSHPHYVHIDKAPYRFNEMLGVVWRESVQSKLRSDEQAMLVAGLLQQDNQGDCVVGHLIVRSGLTAQSWMRAFFDAVVVPLYHLMCKYGVGLVAHGQNLTLILADGVPRRLAIKDLQGDLRLVDQDFAELESLDADIKSVLTRLPPHYLIHDLQTGHFVTVLRYLSALLHEQELLTETEFYSVLAEVIRDYQSGCPQLQERFDMFDLLAPKMKRVCINRVRFLEGYGDRHERPLPILGTDLENPLLVTHFECNRRLPDESAAR
- a CDS encoding GNAT family N-acetyltransferase — translated: MTSQFMTTVVQHESGFRAWHYNHHVMGSTSILLDTGSAELRAVLDADQISMVLELHWDGSDLLNIRSWHVATGEQDQRRVRSALLSILDIVFSTHQELRAIIVNHEIDRLMDGAMLRGRILTRQTFYQWPELWLAAGVAYPRPVEWVMSEHASHPLRPPQPDGEFYRRYVPTLNKVLSFKTVDVTRDLDRFHDWMNHPRIAPAWELGLPKPELEKYLLERQSDPHIFSVFGYFDDEPFGYFELYWTPEDRLGPYYQAQDFDRGIHLLVGNPAYLGAQYFAAWFTGLTHFLFLDDPRTMNVMGEPRADNKSILKHLQTVPSFQVVKEFDFPHKRAALAECTRARFFDLVKLP
- a CDS encoding iron ABC transporter permease, encoding MNAPLITLNPIRVGLLFGGLLLATMCLWLALQFPLQLHSQQALLIRLYELPRIGLALLCGGAMGLAGLLIQQVIRNPFASPSTLGINAGAMLGVTLAASVGSHPGFSPLGGLLGGLLAGGLTLLLAKRLGGSPVHTVLIGMIINLGLNGLAAILLLFFENSLDGLYIWGAGNLHLHDYSLLWQMGLVVLLVLTVSLPMARSLDLFALGETRATSLGVAVKPIQILALGSAIVLASMVCSVVGMISFVGLIAPHLANGSGARSTRQKLCWSMAWGALILLGADVLARWLGGDDVSIPAGALTTLLGAPCLLYFLRHRNKYSYHSPAKNTLSLTTPLRAPPVPAATALLALTAVGIYLTLTHGTTDESLMSLRLPRIIYAICAGAGLAAAGMILQLFLRNPLASPDITGLTHSGVLSVVIAGMFLSGMSQLTTLTISIIGSGLGLGFLLWLNRGAYFSPVRLALTGIAVTAITSTATPIVFALSATQSTDALMWLSGTTYTATPAMAWFYGLLSAALLLPLWLTWRWMNLLQLGNHWATGLGLNLQQCRLLLLLIASLLSGLAVALVGGITFIGLMAPHGARLLGISNHKHLTLITALMGACLLTWADLAAQTVMYPFELPSGLLVSLMGGLYFIGLMSLGIRTQK
- a CDS encoding TonB-dependent receptor; the protein is MKVKPLAYVVATLSAATVNSSWGEEEPYMLDTLVVSASRITENVASIPYTTQVIEGSAIAEQAQPGRNLGQILGQMVPGLAPGDDSATSAYQTLRGRKVLVLIDGVAQRATRDISRQLTTISPENIERVEIISGATAVYGAGATGGVINIITKRGQNQQSQFNTKLGMTLNTENTDSDGFTRFGSQTVSGSGDQVDYLVNVNYEQRGNYYDSEGNQIATDPNQVSRDNSDTLDILVNLGWQIDSNRSLRVSMEHYKEKQNTDYAADFGEPSATYLGLPSGIFAKGGDYTPTPKPGLSLNEQPQSTRDSITFDFSQQNFFGHTLLTQLSYRENEYFYYPYPSSPLFLNIDWAGVVAAGPTTTPQLLAAVAANIQGATGTLFQSQVNSEVLDFKLALDKPFKLGDGQTLDLTYGLDYIHDNSEQRSIAYSYNNWIASGQTEYQATGGNYDAGPATTTETTALFLQGKLALNERWTLKAGVRYEHADVEVDDTVSGVDIANAEYYQQELEDPYLQAIAGASGTPANLLLESIINTASNLYDYENYLIYSDSAANRTGGKETYSETLFNAGVVYALTQQQETFLNYSEGFTVPDLTRLLRSVTVLSDGGVQGPILEGTNIDASKTQSWDLGWRGRFSNISAQTSLFYNTSDQNVEFDRETGVVTIRKQDERFWGFEALLDARFDSGMVAGLTYARTQGETEDDNGSWYALGADRVAPEKITGYLGYSFNQAADARLQFTHLSDYKQGHHEAPDDQKSQVVPFEGYRTFDLITNFYTEAGNFTAAVRNLTNAEYYSVYNQVRGYPSGGASAYLPAQGRTLTLSYSVDY